The DNA sequence TACTTGCATATAGTTAATGCATGTACATACTGTTTAGACACTACCAAATGTCTTGATTAAAGAATTTTATTCCAATTATTTAACATGATTTACACTGCTactgaagaggcagaaaaatggCAAAGACTCGCAATTCACTTCTGTTGTGTTTAATATTCTTCACCTTCATCTTCTCCATCCATCGAGTCTGTGCCCACTTCTTCATAATCTTTCTCAAGTGCAGCCAAATCTTCCCGAGCCTCCGAGAACTCCCCCTCCTCCATCCCTTCTCCAACATACCAGTGAACAAAGGCACGTTTGGCATACATCAGATCAAACTTGTGGTCTAGACGAGCCCATGCCTCAGCAATGGCTGTAGTGTTGCTCAGCATGCACACTGCCCGCTGGACTTTGGCTAGGTCACCACCAGGAACCACTGTTGGTGGCTGGTAATTGATGCCAACCTACGTGAAAAACAGAGAACATGAGTTTTTGTAGCATTTGACAGGACTATAATCAAAGAAGTCAGACAGTAGttgaataaaatgtttcactCCCAAGAAAACAGCTCTGTATAAGAACTTAAGTCTCCATTTCTCAACATACAAGACAGGTACCTACAGAACACCTTACTGAGAAAATACACTTCATAAGCCCACAACAGTGAagaagtttattaaaaaatcatgctgTAACTCGAGACTTGCCTTAAAACCAGTAGGGCACCAGTCCACAAACTGGATTGTGCGCTTGGTTTTGATAGCAGCAATAGCAGCGTTGACATCCTTGGGGACAACATCCCCACGATACAGCATACAACAGGCCATGTACTTGCCATGGCGAGGGTCACACTTCACCATCTGATTGGATGGCTCAAAGCAAGCATTGGTTATCTCGGACACAGACAGCTGCTCATGATAGGCCTTCTCTGCTGAAATAATTGGGGAATATGTTACCAACGGGAAGTGGATACGAGGGTAAGGCACCAAGTTAGTTTGAAATTCAGTAAGATCCACGTTTAAGGCACCATCGAATCTGAGAGAGGCAGTAATGGAAGAGACTATCTGGCCAATGAGGCGATTCAGATTGGTGTAGGTCGGGCGTTCAATGTCCAGATTCCTACGGCAAATGTCATAGATGGCCTCATTGTCAACCATAAAGGCACAGTCGGAATGCTCCAGAGTGGTGTGGGTAGTCAGGATGGAGTTGTACGGCTCAACAACAGCTGTCGAGACCTGTGGTGCAGGGTAGATGGCAAATTccaattttgattttttcccaTAGTCAACTGACAGGCGCTCCATCAGCAGAGAAGTAAAACCCGAGCCAGTGCCTCCCCCAAAGCTGTGGAAAATCAGGAAACCCTGCAGGCCAGTGCATTGATcagactgaaagagaaaatacacatGTTAAAGCAATGGTGTAGACATTAAGAATCCCAAAACAAGCCCAAGACAGACAAGTCTGAATTCTGACACACAGCAACTGTTCAAGCTTCATGAAAGCAATATTCAAtttcatagaatcccagactggtttgggttggaagggacctcaaagcccatctagtttcaacctccctgccatgggcagggacaaactccactagcccaggttgcccaaagccccatccaacctggccttgaacactgccagggagccaggggcagccacagcttctctgggcaacctgtgccagggtctcaccaccctcacagggaagaatttctccCTAATACCTAATCTctatctaccctctttcagtttaaagccattaccctttgtcctattACTACATGGCCTTGTAAAAAAGTGAATTTGACGATTCATCCACCAATAATCAAGCAACTGCCCCATAAAAACCATTGCATTCTTGGCTATTTTAAGCCCCCTACATATTGGAGGGTGACTTCTCCACTTCAAATTATGACCTCAAAACTTCCCCTACCCCCAATTCTCAGGCCAAGGCCATTAACAATGACCaagaaaagcagtaatattCAAAGAGCTACAGACCATCTACCCCTTATACTGATTTGACATTCTCTACCTGTGCAAAAATGGAGTAATCCCCTGTCCCAGAACTACCACTACAATCCTCTAAGAGCTGCAAGCATGTAACTCAGTTTCAGGAAGTGAGCTGTCAAAATGTATTGCACTGCCATTCCAGTTTAGTCTTCTCAGATGAAAAAATTAGACTACCTTGTCCTCAGAAAGAAGTGCCCT is a window from the Balearica regulorum gibbericeps isolate bBalReg1 chromosome 25, bBalReg1.pri, whole genome shotgun sequence genome containing:
- the LOC104638551 gene encoding tubulin alpha-1C chain isoform X2, with protein sequence MPSDKTIGGGDDSFNTFFSETGAGKHVPRAVFVDLEPAVIDEVRTGTYKQLFHPEQLISGKEDAANNYARGHYTVGKEIIDLVLERIRKLSDQCTGLQGFLIFHSFGGGTGSGFTSLLMERLSVDYGKKSKLEFAIYPAPQVSTAVVEPYNSILTTHTTLEHSDCAFMVDNEAIYDICRRNLDIERPTYTNLNRLIGQIVSSITASLRFDGALNVDLTEFQTNLVPYPRIHFPLVTYSPIISAEKAYHEQLSVSEITNACFEPSNQMVKCDPRHGKYMACCMLYRGDVVPKDVNAAIAAIKTKRTIQFVDWCPTGFKVGINYQPPTVVPGGDLAKVQRAVCMLSNTTAIAEAWARLDHKFDLMYAKRAFVHWYVGEGMEEGEFSEAREDLAALEKDYEEVGTDSMDGEDEGEEY
- the LOC104638551 gene encoding tubulin alpha-1C chain isoform X1, producing MRECISVHVGQAGVQIGNACWELYCLEHGIQPNGTMPSDKTIGGGDDSFNTFFSETGAGKHVPRAVFVDLEPAVIDEVRTGTYKQLFHPEQLISGKEDAANNYARGHYTVGKEIIDLVLERIRKLSDQCTGLQGFLIFHSFGGGTGSGFTSLLMERLSVDYGKKSKLEFAIYPAPQVSTAVVEPYNSILTTHTTLEHSDCAFMVDNEAIYDICRRNLDIERPTYTNLNRLIGQIVSSITASLRFDGALNVDLTEFQTNLVPYPRIHFPLVTYSPIISAEKAYHEQLSVSEITNACFEPSNQMVKCDPRHGKYMACCMLYRGDVVPKDVNAAIAAIKTKRTIQFVDWCPTGFKVGINYQPPTVVPGGDLAKVQRAVCMLSNTTAIAEAWARLDHKFDLMYAKRAFVHWYVGEGMEEGEFSEAREDLAALEKDYEEVGTDSMDGEDEGEEY